The Pseudomonadota bacterium genome has a segment encoding these proteins:
- a CDS encoding sulfide/dihydroorotate dehydrogenase-like FAD/NAD-binding protein yields the protein MNKVIERKMIVPNMHLLVIETPEIASKVRPGQFVIVRANDEGERIPLSVADWDVEKGTITIVFMEVGASTGALACLNEGDSVATCVGPLGNETEIGNFGTVMCIGGCYGIGSMYPVVKALKEAGNKIITVFEARSNYLIYWTDRFIPLSNRIFNITRDGSQGFKGHVSRLPDVINGLLAPPDRIIVNGCTYLMAHVSEITKDLGIKTVVNLNPIMIDGTGMCGVCRVTVNGKMKFACVDGPEFDGHEVDWKEFLARRKAYLEEEVLFFRRSEPKPIIHKGGKCQA from the coding sequence ATGAATAAAGTAATAGAGCGTAAGATGATCGTTCCGAATATGCATCTCCTTGTTATTGAGACGCCTGAAATAGCATCAAAGGTAAGGCCGGGTCAGTTTGTTATTGTACGTGCCAATGATGAGGGCGAGCGTATTCCACTCTCCGTAGCCGACTGGGACGTTGAAAAAGGTACGATTACCATTGTCTTCATGGAGGTCGGTGCATCAACAGGAGCGCTTGCCTGCCTGAACGAGGGAGATAGTGTTGCCACATGTGTCGGCCCTCTGGGCAATGAGACAGAAATCGGCAATTTTGGTACAGTCATGTGCATCGGTGGTTGCTATGGCATCGGGAGCATGTACCCTGTTGTGAAAGCGTTAAAAGAGGCAGGAAATAAAATCATCACTGTCTTTGAGGCAAGGAGCAATTACCTGATATACTGGACTGACAGGTTTATCCCTTTATCAAACAGAATATTCAATATAACCCGTGACGGCAGTCAGGGGTTTAAGGGTCATGTGAGCCGGCTGCCGGATGTCATCAACGGCCTTCTTGCCCCTCCTGATAGAATTATTGTAAACGGCTGCACATATTTAATGGCTCATGTATCAGAGATTACGAAGGACCTCGGGATTAAAACGGTTGTAAATCTGAACCCAATTATGATTGACGGGACCGGTATGTGCGGTGTCTGTCGTGTAACAGTCAATGGTAAGATGAAATTTGCCTGTGTCGATGGCCCTGAATTTGACGGACATGAAGTGGATTGGAAGGAATTTCTTGCACGCAGAAAGGCATATCTTGAGGAAGAGGTGTTGTTTTTCAGACGAAGTGAACCAAAACCAATAATCCACAAGGGGGGTAAGTGCCAAGCATGA
- the gltA gene encoding NADPH-dependent glutamate synthase gives MNEEKTEKTSKIDLNRNDMPRQSPEIRRHNFNEVALGYTEELAVKEAKRCLQCKKPRCKTGCPVEIDIPDFISFIVKGDFASGIKKLKEKNCLPAVCGRVCPQESQCESQCILVNKKGEIAIGRLERFLADWEAKQGVVDIPPKAKPTGKKVAIVGSGPAGITVAGDLILLGHEVTIFEALHKAGGVLTYGIPEFRLPKAIVAREVDYVRKLGAKVFTDYVVGKTRSIDELLKEFDAVFVGTGAGLPWFMDIPGENLNGVYSANEYLTRMNLMQGYRYPMSSTPVKKHLKIAVVGGGNVAMDSARTALRMGAAESRIIYRRSHAELPARLEESENAEEEGVIFNVLTLPVRYIGDENGWLKEIECLRMELGEPDASGRRAPIEIPNSNFRMQMDAVVCAIGNSPNPLVPSTTPGLETTRRGTLVADPETGKTTKDRVWAGGDIVTGAATVILAMGAGRKAARSMHQYLTAGK, from the coding sequence ATGAATGAAGAAAAGACAGAAAAAACATCAAAAATAGATCTAAACCGGAACGATATGCCAAGGCAGTCTCCTGAAATCAGGCGTCATAATTTCAATGAGGTGGCGTTGGGCTATACAGAGGAACTTGCAGTTAAAGAGGCAAAGCGCTGCCTGCAATGTAAGAAACCGAGATGCAAAACAGGCTGTCCTGTAGAAATCGATATCCCTGATTTCATCTCCTTTATTGTAAAAGGAGATTTTGCGTCCGGGATAAAGAAATTAAAGGAAAAAAATTGTCTCCCTGCAGTGTGCGGAAGGGTGTGCCCCCAGGAGAGCCAGTGCGAATCACAGTGTATACTGGTCAATAAAAAAGGTGAAATCGCTATAGGAAGACTGGAAAGGTTCCTTGCAGATTGGGAGGCCAAACAGGGTGTTGTGGATATACCGCCCAAGGCAAAGCCTACCGGTAAAAAAGTAGCTATAGTCGGTTCCGGCCCGGCAGGGATCACAGTGGCAGGCGACCTTATACTCCTTGGCCACGAAGTGACAATATTCGAGGCGCTCCATAAGGCTGGAGGGGTATTGACATACGGAATCCCCGAATTCCGTCTCCCTAAAGCAATTGTTGCCAGAGAAGTTGACTACGTTAGAAAGCTTGGCGCAAAGGTCTTCACAGACTATGTTGTGGGAAAAACACGCTCTATAGATGAATTACTGAAAGAATTCGATGCTGTTTTTGTGGGAACAGGCGCAGGGCTCCCCTGGTTTATGGATATCCCGGGAGAAAATTTAAACGGAGTTTATTCGGCAAACGAATACCTTACCCGTATGAATCTCATGCAGGGATACCGTTACCCTATGTCTTCTACGCCTGTAAAAAAACATTTAAAGATAGCAGTTGTCGGCGGCGGGAACGTTGCCATGGATTCTGCAAGGACAGCACTCCGTATGGGGGCTGCTGAATCCAGGATCATTTACAGGCGCTCTCATGCAGAGCTGCCTGCACGGCTGGAAGAGAGTGAAAATGCCGAGGAGGAAGGAGTTATCTTTAACGTGCTGACCCTACCTGTCCGATATATCGGGGATGAGAACGGCTGGCTGAAAGAGATCGAATGTCTGCGAATGGAACTTGGTGAACCGGATGCCTCAGGGAGAAGAGCCCCTATAGAGATACCTAACTCAAACTTCCGTATGCAGATGGATGCTGTAGTCTGTGCTATCGGCAACAGCCCTAACCCGCTGGTGCCGTCAACTACTCCGGGGCTTGAAACAACACGTCGCGGGACGCTCGTTGCCGATCCTGAGACAGGAAAGACAACAAAAGATCGTGTCTGGGCAGGAGGGGATATTGTAACCGGCGCTGCAACGGTTATTCTCGCTATGGGTGCGGGACGAAAAGCGGCGCGCTCAATGCATCAATACCTGACGGCAGGAAAATAA
- a CDS encoding peptidylprolyl isomerase, translating to MDDSQLTATINTAKGNIRLTLFPDKAPLTILSFVNLSKRGFYDGLTFHRVIPDFMIQGGCPTGTGTGGPGYRFKDEFSKDLRHDKPGKLSMANAGPGTNGSQFFITHVATPWLDDKHTIFGQVVSEEDQKVVNSIVGGDRIVSITIDGDYSGLAEKYKDQLDDWNKSLQIKGK from the coding sequence ATGGATGATTCTCAGTTAACAGCAACAATTAACACGGCAAAAGGCAATATCAGGCTGACACTTTTCCCGGACAAAGCTCCCTTAACGATTCTCAGCTTTGTAAATTTGTCCAAAAGGGGTTTTTATGACGGTCTTACTTTCCACAGGGTAATACCGGATTTTATGATCCAGGGAGGGTGTCCAACAGGCACCGGCACAGGCGGGCCTGGATATCGTTTTAAGGATGAATTTTCAAAAGATTTGAGGCACGACAAACCGGGTAAACTTTCCATGGCGAATGCAGGCCCCGGTACAAACGGAAGCCAGTTCTTTATTACTCATGTAGCCACACCCTGGCTGGATGATAAACACACCATTTTCGGGCAGGTCGTAAGCGAAGAAGACCAGAAGGTCGTGAACAGCATCGTCGGCGGAGACAGGATTGTTTCCATTACTATAGACGGCGATTACAGCGGCCTTGCAGAAAAATATAAAGACCAGCTTGATGACTGGAATAAATCACTTCAAATTAAAGGGAAATAG
- a CDS encoding DUF2283 domain-containing protein: protein MRISYDSKVDALYIRFIETTVTTKHVAEDIAVDYDPDGKIAGIEILDAIKRFGSKDVFKKVTLEDIALMAS, encoded by the coding sequence ATGAGAATTTCTTATGATTCGAAAGTGGATGCACTATATATTCGTTTTATTGAGACCACAGTCACAACAAAACATGTTGCAGAAGACATTGCCGTTGATTATGACCCGGACGGCAAGATAGCAGGTATAGAGATACTTGATGCAATAAAAAGGTTCGGCAGTAAAGATGTTTTCAAGAAAGTAACGCTTGAAGACATTGCGCTCATGGCCTCGTAG
- a CDS encoding P1 family peptidase — translation MKEIGFNEIEGIMVGHASDLEAATGVTVIISEQGATTGVDVRGGAPGTRETDLLNPVNLVQKIHAVMLAGGSAFGLDAAAGVMQYLEERGIGFDVHVTKVPIVCAAALFDLTIGDCRIRPDKKMGYQACVNAGNRGAGQGNTGAGTGATVGKILGMEHAMKSGLGSYALQAGDLKIGALVAVNCLGDVIDPLTGEKLAGPLNENMMTLADTEEIMIKSYSDKKDLFSGNTTIGVIATNAAFTKAQATKLASMAQNGYARTMRPAHTMFDGDTIFAMATGSIEADLTVTGFLAARAMERAVVAAIKNTESLFSLKCYADLKHEP, via the coding sequence ATAAAAGAAATAGGCTTCAATGAAATAGAAGGCATTATGGTCGGTCACGCGAGTGACCTGGAAGCCGCAACCGGCGTCACCGTCATTATAAGCGAGCAAGGTGCTACAACAGGGGTGGACGTAAGAGGCGGCGCTCCCGGAACCAGAGAAACCGATTTGTTAAATCCTGTCAATCTGGTGCAAAAGATTCATGCTGTTATGCTGGCCGGAGGCAGTGCCTTCGGGCTGGATGCTGCTGCCGGAGTCATGCAGTACCTTGAGGAAAGAGGCATCGGTTTTGATGTCCATGTAACTAAGGTTCCCATTGTTTGCGCTGCTGCGCTCTTTGACCTCACAATCGGCGACTGCAGAATCAGACCCGACAAAAAGATGGGGTACCAAGCTTGTGTAAATGCCGGCAACAGGGGTGCTGGACAGGGGAATACTGGTGCCGGCACAGGGGCTACGGTGGGTAAAATTCTGGGCATGGAACATGCGATGAAGAGTGGCCTGGGGAGTTATGCCCTTCAGGCAGGAGATTTGAAAATAGGTGCCCTTGTTGCCGTGAACTGTCTGGGTGATGTCATTGATCCCCTGACAGGAGAAAAGCTTGCAGGTCCTCTTAATGAAAATATGATGACTCTGGCCGATACTGAAGAAATCATGATTAAATCTTATTCTGACAAAAAGGATCTTTTCAGCGGCAATACAACCATCGGCGTTATAGCAACAAACGCTGCCTTTACCAAAGCACAAGCCACCAAGCTGGCTTCCATGGCCCAAAACGGGTATGCCAGAACAATGAGGCCAGCCCATACCATGTTCGATGGCGACACAATATTTGCCATGGCAACCGGCTCCATCGAAGCCGATCTTACTGTTACAGGTTTTTTAGCAGCAAGAGCAATGGAAAGAGCGGTGGTTGCAGCAATAAAAAACACCGAATCCCTCTTCAGCCTTAAGTGTTATGCTGATCTGAAACATGAGCCCTGA
- a CDS encoding MFS transporter, protein MAVMVLLGFASGLPLPLTSGTLQAWLTIAGTDLRTIGIFSLVGIPYTIKFLWSPLMDRFVPPWLGRRRGWIILTQLILMIGIGIMGIISPRHAPLMLATLAFLVAFTSASQDIVVDAYRTDVLPVVERGVGVAVFLTGYRIAMLVAGALALILSEHIGWQNTYLLMAGLMIIGMLGTLAGQEPDSNIAPPKSLEEAIWGPLKDFFSRRLALVFMLLIILYKLGDAYAGTLTTAFLLRGVGFTPTEVGTINKGMGLIATIVGALFGGTLMIKLGLYRALMSFGLLQMVSNLSFMVLAWTGKNYFMMIFAIAFENLSGGMGSTAFVALIMALCNKRFSATQFALLSSIAAIGRIFISPSAGYVVEYTGWAIFFFLTTLTALPGLVLLWWLREEITLLKKD, encoded by the coding sequence ATGGCAGTAATGGTTCTTCTGGGTTTTGCCTCAGGGCTTCCCTTGCCGCTTACCAGCGGGACATTGCAGGCGTGGCTGACTATTGCAGGGACAGATTTGCGCACCATTGGCATCTTTTCCCTGGTAGGTATCCCCTACACAATAAAATTCCTGTGGTCGCCGCTTATGGACCGGTTTGTACCGCCATGGCTGGGACGGCGGCGTGGATGGATAATCCTTACCCAGCTTATTTTGATGATCGGCATAGGGATTATGGGTATCATCTCGCCCCGTCATGCCCCGCTTATGCTTGCAACGCTTGCTTTCCTTGTTGCTTTTACCTCTGCTTCTCAGGATATTGTCGTTGACGCATACAGGACAGACGTGCTTCCTGTCGTTGAGCGCGGCGTAGGGGTTGCTGTTTTCTTAACCGGTTACCGTATCGCCATGCTTGTTGCCGGTGCCCTGGCTCTAATATTGTCCGAACATATAGGCTGGCAGAATACATACCTTCTAATGGCAGGATTGATGATAATCGGTATGCTCGGCACGCTTGCCGGGCAGGAACCGGATTCAAACATAGCCCCACCCAAAAGCCTTGAAGAGGCAATATGGGGACCGCTGAAAGACTTCTTTTCCCGTCGTCTTGCTTTGGTCTTTATGCTGCTGATTATCCTCTACAAACTTGGGGATGCCTATGCGGGCACCTTGACAACCGCCTTTTTGCTGAGAGGCGTCGGTTTTACTCCAACCGAGGTCGGCACGATCAACAAAGGCATGGGGCTTATTGCCACAATCGTCGGAGCTCTTTTCGGTGGCACCCTTATGATAAAGCTTGGGCTATATCGCGCGCTTATGTCGTTCGGCCTGCTCCAGATGGTATCCAATCTTTCCTTCATGGTCCTTGCCTGGACAGGAAAAAACTATTTCATGATGATTTTCGCCATAGCTTTTGAAAACCTGTCAGGCGGCATGGGCTCCACAGCCTTTGTAGCGCTTATAATGGCTTTGTGCAACAAGCGCTTTAGTGCAACACAGTTTGCACTGCTTTCATCCATTGCCGCTATCGGAAGGATCTTCATTTCGCCTTCGGCAGGCTATGTAGTGGAATACACCGGCTGGGCAATCTTTTTCTTCCTAACGACCCTTACTGCCCTTCCTGGACTGGTACTGCTTTGGTGGCTTCGGGAAGAAATTACCCTGCTGAAAAAGGATTAA
- a CDS encoding HD domain-containing protein translates to MRYAFFRSIRIKLLFPAIITFLSAFVIIICFGLDRNKHERTNTRDNILKFSQAMLCEQQYLQDMSRQSVVIQAGLPQAENQNTPAGTNLFIKVFLICCAGNIINTGRLDKLLDACKKVKEGDLAARIVEDQMKDELSQAFKTFNEMAEALEYRNSLHLQTEDILSKNENKYRSFFENALEGIFQSAPEGSLISVNPAMARICGFATPEEMITTIADMDRQLFVDDENLEEYTHLLKEKGVVKGFETQFYKKDGDISWVSMNVRTIKNEEGRIIRHDGIIEDITRYKLAEDSFKQNTDRLRRTLASTINIISLAVEIRDPYTAGHQRRVSSLSRTLAQEMGLPKDMVENIRIAGSTHDIGKISIPAEILNKPGKLNDKEIEIIKTHAQAGYDILKNVGLPHPVAEIVIQHHERINGTGYPKGLMGNQILIEARILAVADALETIISHRSYRSASVIEEALEEIEKNKDILYDYEVVEICLRLFRVKGFSF, encoded by the coding sequence ATGAGATACGCATTTTTCAGGTCTATCCGGATCAAATTACTTTTTCCGGCAATAATAACCTTTCTTTCTGCCTTTGTAATTATTATCTGTTTCGGATTGGACCGAAACAAGCATGAAAGGACAAATACAAGGGACAACATTCTAAAGTTTTCACAGGCCATGTTGTGCGAACAGCAATACTTACAGGATATGAGCCGACAATCCGTTGTAATACAGGCAGGTTTACCTCAAGCAGAAAATCAAAACACGCCTGCCGGAACAAACTTGTTTATTAAAGTTTTTCTGATATGTTGCGCAGGCAATATTATTAATACAGGCAGGCTGGACAAACTCCTTGATGCCTGCAAGAAGGTGAAGGAAGGTGATCTTGCGGCGCGTATCGTCGAAGATCAAATGAAAGATGAACTGAGCCAGGCGTTCAAGACATTTAATGAAATGGCTGAAGCTTTAGAATATAGAAACTCCCTTCACTTACAGACAGAAGATATCCTTAGCAAAAACGAAAACAAATATCGTTCATTTTTTGAGAATGCTCTGGAAGGAATCTTCCAAAGCGCTCCTGAAGGTAGTTTAATCAGCGTTAACCCTGCAATGGCCCGCATATGCGGATTTGCGACACCTGAAGAAATGATAACAACCATTGCCGATATGGATCGGCAACTTTTTGTTGACGATGAAAATCTGGAAGAATATACACATCTTCTTAAAGAAAAAGGTGTTGTTAAAGGCTTTGAGACACAGTTTTACAAAAAGGACGGGGATATATCCTGGGTTTCAATGAATGTCCGCACTATTAAGAATGAAGAAGGCAGGATAATCCGTCATGATGGCATAATAGAGGATATTACACGTTATAAACTTGCGGAAGATTCTTTTAAACAGAACACGGACAGACTGAGGAGAACCCTCGCGAGCACAATCAATATAATATCTTTGGCTGTTGAGATCAGAGACCCCTATACGGCAGGACACCAGAGGAGGGTATCAAGCCTCTCACGTACCTTAGCTCAGGAAATGGGTCTGCCGAAAGATATGGTCGAAAATATTCGCATTGCCGGTTCTACCCATGACATCGGAAAGATATCTATACCTGCCGAGATATTGAATAAACCGGGCAAGCTTAATGACAAGGAAATAGAAATCATTAAGACGCATGCTCAAGCAGGTTACGATATTTTAAAAAATGTCGGGCTGCCTCATCCTGTAGCAGAAATAGTAATTCAGCACCATGAACGGATAAACGGCACCGGTTATCCGAAAGGACTCATGGGTAATCAGATACTCATTGAGGCCCGTATCCTTGCTGTTGCCGATGCATTGGAAACTATCATATCGCATCGTTCGTACAGATCTGCCAGTGTGATTGAAGAAGCTCTTGAGGAGATAGAAAAGAACAAGGACATTCTCTATGATTATGAGGTGGTTGAGATATGTCTCAGGCTGTTCCGGGTAAAAGGATTCAGTTTTTAA
- a CDS encoding CaiB/BaiF CoA-transferase family protein, which yields MEDYEIFKNVTMLSLEQATVLPFLTYRLSLEGTKVIRMEHPVYGDPNRRVGENRLNEDRMYTYFLAINCNKKAITLDLSAPEAQDIFKKMLIDLNVDIFATNQLPKHYKKLGIDYETVSKIKENIIWVGLTGFGPESNEAAYDPILQARSGLMDITGDRNGPPYVLGVPLPDMGTSEHAYGLIMKALYKRAITGEGSKIDLSMFQSTVSWLTVPITQTKSFNKKIKRRGNTHEFFAPVSVYKTKDGYAYIAVGNDIQWERMLKISGFETLEKPEYSRNEGRIKDVDALNRAIEEVTVRFGTDELISLFADATIPISKVNTIEEVLEDPYIKDEILSSTDKKSGTTIYLAPQPLTTGYVKSLNRKLPFPPRFGEHNEEIYCKKLGISIEHLEQLKAKRVI from the coding sequence ATGGAAGATTATGAAATATTTAAAAATGTTACAATGCTTTCCCTTGAACAGGCAACGGTCTTGCCCTTTCTTACTTACAGATTATCGCTGGAAGGAACAAAGGTAATCAGAATGGAACACCCTGTTTATGGAGATCCGAACAGAAGAGTCGGAGAGAATAGACTGAACGAAGACAGGATGTATACATACTTTCTTGCCATTAACTGCAATAAAAAGGCGATAACTTTGGACCTCTCTGCGCCTGAGGCGCAGGATATTTTTAAAAAAATGCTTATTGATCTGAATGTTGATATATTTGCTACAAACCAGCTTCCAAAACATTACAAAAAACTTGGCATTGATTATGAAACAGTAAGTAAAATTAAAGAAAACATCATATGGGTGGGACTAACAGGTTTCGGCCCCGAGAGCAACGAGGCCGCATATGATCCTATTCTGCAGGCAAGAAGCGGGCTCATGGATATTACCGGTGATAGAAACGGTCCTCCTTATGTACTCGGAGTACCTCTCCCAGATATGGGTACGAGTGAGCACGCCTATGGGTTAATTATGAAGGCATTATACAAAAGAGCAATAACAGGAGAAGGCTCCAAAATAGATCTTTCAATGTTTCAGAGCACGGTCTCCTGGTTGACCGTGCCTATTACCCAGACCAAATCTTTTAACAAAAAGATCAAAAGAAGGGGGAATACCCACGAGTTTTTTGCCCCTGTCAGCGTATATAAAACGAAGGATGGTTATGCGTATATCGCTGTAGGAAACGACATACAGTGGGAGAGGATGTTGAAGATAAGCGGTTTTGAAACCCTTGAGAAACCCGAATATTCGAGAAACGAAGGAAGGATAAAGGATGTTGATGCTCTGAACAGAGCGATAGAAGAGGTTACGGTTAGATTCGGGACAGATGAATTAATCAGTCTGTTCGCCGATGCTACTATTCCTATTTCTAAAGTGAACACAATCGAGGAGGTACTGGAAGATCCCTATATAAAGGATGAAATACTTTCTTCAACCGATAAAAAATCCGGCACAACAATCTATCTTGCACCGCAGCCGCTTACAACTGGTTATGTGAAATCTCTGAACAGAAAATTACCTTTCCCCCCAAGGTTCGGAGAGCATAATGAGGAAATATATTGCAAAAAGCTTGGTATTTCTATAGAACATTTGGAACAATTGAAAGCTAAGAGGGTTATCTGA
- a CDS encoding GntR family transcriptional regulator — protein MIDEEQTLRKGRFLREQVHKKLKENIINGILPPHKRLIEEKIAAEMEMSRTPVREAIQKLEKEGLIHKLPRGGYAISVVTIEDVDDVFGLRAVIEGYAAYLATLRATDEDIAVLENIVKKEEKCLQVKDYDEIITLNTEFHEKLYKAARSSKLYAMIYDLRDYIHRFRVMILRYQDFVEISIKDHKDMIALMKAKDAQRVEKLVRKHIARGKNLLKKRIKRGNVKYGSGKKGAAGG, from the coding sequence ATGATTGACGAAGAACAGACATTAAGAAAAGGAAGGTTTTTACGTGAACAGGTTCACAAAAAACTGAAGGAAAACATAATAAACGGGATTTTGCCGCCTCATAAACGTTTAATCGAGGAAAAGATTGCGGCAGAAATGGAAATGAGCAGAACTCCTGTAAGGGAAGCTATTCAAAAACTTGAAAAAGAAGGTCTTATACATAAGCTTCCCAGAGGCGGCTATGCCATAAGTGTTGTTACAATAGAAGACGTAGACGATGTTTTCGGCCTTCGTGCTGTTATTGAGGGATATGCTGCGTATCTTGCAACGTTGAGGGCAACTGACGAGGACATAGCAGTTCTTGAAAATATTGTAAAAAAGGAAGAAAAATGCCTGCAGGTAAAGGATTATGATGAAATTATAACATTAAACACTGAGTTTCATGAAAAGCTTTACAAAGCAGCCAGAAGTTCAAAATTGTATGCCATGATATATGACCTGAGAGATTATATACATCGTTTCAGGGTCATGATCCTCCGTTATCAGGACTTTGTGGAGATATCCATTAAAGACCATAAGGATATGATTGCTCTGATGAAGGCAAAGGATGCGCAACGTGTCGAAAAGCTTGTCCGTAAGCACATCGCAAGAGGCAAGAACCTGTTAAAGAAGAGGATCAAGCGGGGCAATGTAAAATATGGATCTGGCAAAAAAGGTGCTGCAGGGGGATGA
- the meaB gene encoding methylmalonyl Co-A mutase-associated GTPase MeaB, whose protein sequence is MDLAKKVLQGDEKSAARLISIMEDGGDEGYRLIPLLFPHTGKANIIGITGTPGAGKSTLIGKLAVIFANNGKKVGIIAVDPTSMKNHGALLGDRLRMKDAENTEGIFIRSMASRGYPGGIAKATAGTVYVLEALGKDIIMVETVGSGQTDTQIYSLCNTIITVLTPDYGDEVQLMKAGLLEIGDIVAINKSENTNAEDISTDVKAYINQRETKGRQIPVLTIQAKEGSGIEKLVDAINEHFVYLSKNIHGKELKKEKLKTLMLALLREELWGKALKTWTDNECFDGIVKKLQKGEIDPYTAVRAALEIKSL, encoded by the coding sequence ATGGATCTGGCAAAAAAGGTGCTGCAGGGGGATGAGAAAAGCGCAGCTCGTCTGATCTCGATAATGGAAGATGGTGGAGATGAAGGATACAGGTTAATCCCGCTTCTATTTCCTCATACAGGAAAAGCCAATATAATAGGTATAACCGGCACACCCGGTGCAGGGAAGAGCACCCTTATCGGCAAACTTGCCGTAATCTTTGCGAATAATGGAAAAAAAGTGGGGATTATTGCTGTTGACCCCACAAGCATGAAAAACCACGGAGCCCTTCTTGGAGATCGCTTAAGGATGAAGGATGCCGAGAATACGGAGGGTATTTTTATACGCTCCATGGCAAGCCGAGGCTACCCCGGAGGGATTGCAAAAGCAACAGCAGGCACGGTTTATGTCCTTGAAGCCCTCGGCAAAGATATTATTATGGTAGAAACAGTCGGCTCCGGTCAGACTGATACACAAATATATTCACTGTGCAACACTATAATTACCGTTTTAACACCGGACTATGGCGATGAAGTCCAGTTGATGAAGGCGGGACTCCTTGAAATAGGCGATATTGTCGCGATCAATAAGTCTGAAAATACCAATGCCGAAGATATTTCAACAGATGTTAAAGCATATATCAATCAGCGTGAAACAAAAGGTCGTCAAATACCTGTTTTAACAATACAAGCAAAGGAAGGCAGCGGTATAGAGAAACTTGTTGACGCTATCAACGAACATTTTGTTTATCTCAGTAAAAATATACACGGTAAAGAACTTAAAAAAGAAAAATTGAAAACACTGATGCTTGCTCTTCTCAGAGAAGAATTATGGGGAAAAGCCCTCAAAACATGGACCGACAATGAGTGCTTCGACGGCATCGTGAAAAAACTGCAAAAAGGAGAGATTGATCCATATACCGCTGTCCGAGCCGCATTGGAGATAAAAAGTCTTTAG